In the Corynebacterium gerontici genome, one interval contains:
- a CDS encoding precorrin-3B synthase encodes MAPMTSSQPMQLVAHPDRTRSDMCPGALKLHHAVDGAIGRIRFPGGRVRAEDWGHIARISRELGDATVHITTRGNMQFRGIEDEIAFAEHVEAVGFLPSRAHDKIRNILSSPLSPELWQLCQDLDAALLANDTVAGLSGRTLFGFDDGSGDILSQRPDFGVQRQGDGYGLMLGGVDAGIHIEDEDHVVQAMLTAAEVWQRQRTSTWRLQENAEARNLIARELKQQFSLGTAHQALKIHDGSARPIGWIQDGDTVALGAGLRFGFLSAQVAEMLSAIGADTAITPWASLVIHGLNEGDAEAVVKVLAPLGLIFDEDSPWLKVTACTGLPGCEKSMSHTQADAHALVASGKAIDGLVHFSGCDRRCGHPLSAHTEYVATGDGEYEVAQR; translated from the coding sequence TCGCGCACCCGGATCGAACCCGATCCGACATGTGCCCTGGCGCGTTAAAGCTGCATCACGCAGTCGATGGCGCGATCGGGAGAATCCGCTTCCCCGGCGGGCGTGTTCGCGCCGAGGACTGGGGGCACATTGCCCGAATTTCCAGGGAGCTTGGCGACGCCACCGTACACATCACCACCCGCGGCAATATGCAGTTCCGCGGAATCGAAGACGAAATAGCTTTTGCCGAGCACGTGGAAGCCGTAGGCTTCCTACCCTCGCGGGCTCACGACAAGATTAGAAACATCCTGTCCTCTCCCCTCTCCCCCGAACTGTGGCAGCTTTGCCAGGATCTAGACGCTGCACTCTTAGCAAACGACACCGTTGCAGGCTTGTCCGGGAGGACACTGTTTGGTTTTGACGATGGCAGCGGAGACATCCTGAGCCAGCGCCCCGATTTTGGCGTCCAGCGGCAAGGGGATGGTTATGGACTCATGCTTGGAGGTGTTGACGCCGGTATCCACATTGAGGACGAGGATCATGTGGTGCAGGCGATGCTCACTGCTGCCGAGGTATGGCAACGCCAGCGTACGTCCACTTGGCGCCTTCAAGAAAATGCCGAGGCTCGCAATCTCATCGCACGTGAGCTCAAGCAGCAGTTCTCGCTTGGAACTGCGCATCAGGCACTGAAGATCCACGATGGATCAGCGCGACCGATTGGGTGGATACAGGACGGCGACACTGTGGCACTTGGCGCGGGCCTGCGCTTCGGGTTCCTGAGCGCACAGGTCGCGGAGATGCTCAGCGCCATCGGGGCCGATACCGCCATCACTCCCTGGGCTTCCTTGGTGATCCACGGTCTCAACGAAGGGGATGCCGAAGCAGTGGTGAAGGTACTAGCGCCACTTGGATTGATTTTTGATGAAGACTCACCTTGGCTGAAGGTCACCGCTTGCACAGGGCTTCCGGGTTGCGAGAAGTCCATGTCTCATACTCAAGCAGACGCGCACGCGCTGGTGGCATCGGGTAAGGCAATCGATGGGCTTGTACACTTTTCCGGGTGCGACCGCCGCTGCGGCCATCCACTATCCGCACACACTGAATACGTTGCCACCGGCGACGGTGAATATGAGGTAGCCCAACGATGA
- a CDS encoding cobalt-precorrin-6A reductase, protein MRALILGGTAEAREVAALLKGQGWHVTSSLAGRVANPRLPVGEVRIGGFGGPAGLARWLIHNGIEVIIDATHPYAEKISISASEASRATGVPLIALHRPAWEPGPKDRWRMVSTMEEAATLVAREYHHILLTIGRQKLAPFAADPHNLYVIRAVDPPSVALPARHRVLLSRGPFTVEAEKKLMIDNQIDAVVTKNSGGAMTEAKLEAARSLGIDVVMVQRPKLPSATVHVSTVEEVAKVIDRL, encoded by the coding sequence ATGCGTGCACTAATTCTTGGCGGTACCGCAGAGGCGCGTGAAGTCGCAGCACTGCTCAAGGGGCAAGGGTGGCACGTTACCTCATCATTGGCGGGTAGAGTTGCGAATCCGCGTCTACCTGTCGGAGAAGTTCGCATTGGCGGCTTCGGTGGCCCTGCGGGGCTTGCGCGTTGGCTGATTCACAACGGGATTGAGGTCATCATTGACGCAACCCACCCTTATGCAGAAAAGATCAGTATTTCTGCATCCGAGGCCAGCCGTGCAACGGGAGTACCACTGATTGCTCTGCACCGACCGGCGTGGGAACCTGGGCCAAAAGATCGTTGGCGCATGGTCTCCACCATGGAGGAGGCCGCAACGCTGGTTGCTCGCGAATATCACCACATCTTGCTCACGATCGGGCGCCAAAAACTCGCCCCTTTCGCCGCCGATCCTCACAACCTGTACGTGATTCGTGCCGTTGATCCGCCGAGCGTAGCGCTCCCGGCGCGTCACCGGGTGTTGCTCAGCCGCGGCCCGTTCACGGTTGAAGCCGAGAAGAAGTTGATGATCGACAATCAGATCGACGCCGTGGTAACCAAGAACTCCGGTGGCGCAATGACTGAAGCAAAACTTGAGGCCGCACGATCGCTTGGCATCGACGTCGTTATGGTGCAGCGACCAAAACTTCCCTCGGCCACCGTCCACGTGAGCACAGTGGAGGAAGTAGCCAAGGTGATTGATCGGCTCTAG
- a CDS encoding DEAD/DEAH box helicase, which translates to MANHLQEFQARQSFPLDPFQRTACEAIEEDRGVLVCAPTGAGKTIVGEFAVSLALSRGTKCFYTTPIKALSNQKFHDLVETHGAENVGLLTGDVSINHDADVVVMTTEVLRNMIYAQSATLDRLSHVVMDEIHFLADRSRGAVWEEAILNLDEGVRVIGLSATVSNSEEFGRWLNAVRGDTEVIVDEHRPIPLRQWMMVGKRVHPLFEEGSGGEVNGRLAAHIERIEGVEDTAWKRASSGGFRSRTPGRGTKPSRSGAPRSRDRYRPIGRPEMLSILDELEMLPAITFIFSRAGCDAALFQCQRSHLVLTSDEEAAEIARIVDAGVEEIPEDDLKVLGFRQWKAALQRGFAAHHAGMLPAFRHIVETLFVKGLVRAVFATETLALGINMPARTVVLEKLVKFDGEGHVDLTPGQYTQLTGRAGRRGIDTIGNAVVQWAPAMDPRQVAGLASTRTYPLNSTFTPGYNMSVNLLQTMGFDAAHRLIDMSFAQFQADGSVVEEVRALEQAEQKHAKARRHIEALVEQLAPGSNTPVDDIIEYVDLRARLSDEEKRAHRHNIEQREQEIIKVLGRAQLGDVLAVPSKKRPKLALVVQPASSQRDPRPWVTFEDGYSARIDATQFAMPPITIGATRVPRPAVAHPRKHARLAVQALAKFGAKRPKSLKTKPRQRPTALQKELKAALKAHPVHHWADRELFAREAHAYVRAAGDVEKLRQRIGQATDSLGKQFDRILDLLEYLDYVEISEGQPVVTAEGENLAKIHSESDLLVAQCLKRGIWNELDPAELAGVVSMCTFENRRETQGSPEAATETMATAMNGTWRLWEELGVDEQRHQLPISKEPDAGFALAMHQWTAGAPLEYCMQAAAQSGAELTPGDFVRQARQVIDLLEQVRKTAYNDELPRTARQAIDAIRRGVVAIGA; encoded by the coding sequence ATGGCTAACCATTTGCAAGAGTTCCAAGCCCGGCAATCTTTTCCCCTCGATCCCTTTCAGCGCACAGCGTGCGAGGCCATCGAAGAAGACCGTGGGGTTCTCGTCTGTGCGCCCACCGGTGCGGGAAAGACGATTGTCGGAGAGTTTGCTGTATCCCTCGCGCTCTCACGCGGCACGAAATGCTTTTACACCACACCAATCAAGGCGCTGAGCAATCAGAAGTTCCACGACTTAGTAGAGACACATGGAGCCGAAAACGTCGGATTGCTCACTGGCGATGTCTCGATCAACCACGATGCCGATGTGGTGGTGATGACCACCGAGGTGCTGCGGAATATGATCTACGCGCAGTCCGCCACCCTGGACAGGCTCAGCCACGTGGTCATGGACGAGATCCACTTCCTTGCGGATCGTTCCCGGGGCGCGGTGTGGGAAGAGGCGATTTTGAACCTTGATGAGGGCGTCCGCGTCATCGGATTATCGGCTACCGTGAGCAATTCAGAGGAGTTCGGGCGTTGGCTCAACGCGGTTCGTGGTGATACTGAAGTCATTGTGGACGAGCACCGGCCAATTCCGCTTCGTCAATGGATGATGGTGGGCAAGCGCGTGCACCCGCTGTTTGAGGAAGGCAGCGGCGGCGAAGTCAATGGCCGCCTGGCGGCGCACATCGAGCGCATCGAGGGCGTAGAAGATACCGCCTGGAAACGAGCGTCCAGCGGAGGATTTCGCTCACGTACACCAGGCCGTGGGACGAAACCATCACGCTCAGGTGCTCCCAGATCACGTGATCGCTACCGTCCGATAGGGCGACCCGAAATGCTCTCGATTCTGGACGAACTCGAAATGCTGCCGGCAATCACCTTTATTTTTTCACGTGCTGGTTGTGATGCCGCATTGTTCCAATGCCAGCGTTCCCACTTGGTGCTCACCTCCGATGAAGAGGCTGCAGAAATTGCCCGAATCGTGGACGCCGGCGTGGAAGAGATCCCCGAGGATGACCTCAAGGTACTTGGCTTTAGGCAATGGAAGGCCGCGCTGCAGCGCGGTTTTGCGGCACACCATGCCGGCATGCTGCCAGCATTTCGGCACATCGTAGAAACCCTTTTTGTCAAAGGGTTGGTTCGAGCCGTCTTTGCCACCGAGACGCTCGCTCTCGGTATTAACATGCCAGCTCGGACGGTCGTGTTAGAAAAATTGGTGAAGTTTGACGGCGAGGGGCACGTGGATCTCACCCCAGGTCAGTACACACAATTGACCGGCCGTGCGGGGCGTCGTGGCATCGATACGATCGGCAACGCAGTGGTGCAATGGGCCCCTGCAATGGATCCGCGTCAAGTGGCAGGACTTGCTTCAACCCGCACGTACCCGCTGAACTCCACCTTCACCCCCGGTTACAACATGAGTGTCAACCTGCTGCAGACCATGGGCTTTGACGCTGCCCACAGGCTCATTGACATGTCCTTCGCCCAGTTCCAAGCAGATGGTTCAGTGGTGGAAGAAGTCCGAGCACTTGAACAAGCGGAACAAAAACATGCCAAGGCCAGAAGGCACATCGAAGCGCTCGTTGAGCAACTGGCACCAGGCAGCAACACTCCGGTTGACGACATCATCGAGTACGTGGATCTGCGGGCACGCCTGAGCGACGAGGAAAAACGGGCACACCGTCACAACATTGAGCAGAGAGAACAAGAGATCATCAAGGTGCTAGGGCGAGCACAGCTTGGCGACGTCCTCGCGGTGCCCTCCAAAAAGAGACCAAAGCTCGCTTTGGTCGTTCAACCTGCAAGTTCGCAGCGTGATCCGCGACCCTGGGTCACGTTCGAAGACGGCTATTCGGCAAGAATCGACGCCACGCAATTCGCCATGCCGCCCATCACCATCGGCGCAACTCGAGTGCCTCGACCCGCCGTTGCACACCCGCGTAAACACGCGCGCCTAGCCGTGCAGGCCTTGGCCAAATTCGGGGCTAAACGGCCCAAGTCATTAAAAACGAAGCCTCGCCAGCGGCCAACTGCTTTGCAAAAAGAGCTCAAAGCAGCCCTTAAAGCGCACCCGGTCCACCACTGGGCGGATCGAGAACTGTTTGCCCGCGAAGCCCACGCGTATGTGAGGGCTGCGGGGGACGTCGAAAAGCTCCGGCAGCGGATCGGCCAAGCCACTGACAGCCTGGGTAAACAATTCGACCGCATTTTGGATCTGCTGGAATACCTCGATTACGTGGAAATCAGTGAGGGACAACCCGTGGTGACCGCCGAAGGTGAAAACTTGGCTAAGATCCACAGCGAGTCGGACCTGTTGGTGGCGCAATGCCTTAAGCGTGGCATCTGGAATGAGTTGGATCCAGCAGAATTGGCCGGGGTGGTGAGCATGTGCACCTTTGAAAATCGTCGGGAAACGCAGGGGTCGCCGGAAGCCGCCACGGAAACCATGGCCACTGCAATGAATGGAACATGGCGCCTGTGGGAGGAACTCGGCGTGGATGAACAGCGCCATCAGCTCCCAATTTCCAAGGAACCTGACGCGGGCTTTGCCTTGGCCATGCATCAATGGACCGCAGGTGCGCCGTTGGAATATTGTATGCAGGCCGCCGCACAATCCGGTGCTGAACTGACGCCCGGCGACTTCGTCCGCCAAGCCCGTCAGGTGATTGACCTGCTCGAACAAGTGCGCAAGACCGCATACAACGACGAACTGCCGCGCACCGCCCGGCAGGCGATCGACGCTATTCGACGCGGCGTGGTGGCCATCGGAGCCTAA
- the cbiE gene encoding precorrin-6y C5,15-methyltransferase (decarboxylating) subunit CbiE, producing the protein MKAPSNTAARRAEHAMQPEAKAPENHLTVVGLPAAGMAELGASAIEALAKAEVVIGSWRQLNLVDCGNAEKKPWPSPLRPSIVPMFEKLRGRRVVVLGSGDPMFHGIGTTLHAVLEDWSIDVIPHASSVSLACARLGWAAEHTPVYSLTTHSIEGVLVHAERNQRFLVLGADEASPEAICDVLHRAGVEAEVSVLSDLGSSDEQIRFGTAAQPPEVVSSLNIIALSHIRAPHAASLAPGLSDDSFEHDGQISKRYVRALTVSAIAPMPGEHLWDIGGGSGSVTIECLRLEPSLRATVFEADDERRQRILRNAHRFGVSDRLVVVGAAPGAFDQAPQASVVFVGGGLTQEGMWPQLWAELPAGVRVVANAVTVESLAMLIDLQQRHGGELATFQVSSQHPVGSFHAFKPALPVTQWTVQKGNHA; encoded by the coding sequence ATGAAAGCGCCTTCGAACACCGCCGCGAGGCGGGCCGAGCATGCGATGCAACCCGAAGCCAAAGCACCGGAAAACCACCTAACCGTGGTTGGGCTGCCAGCGGCGGGTATGGCCGAGCTCGGCGCCAGTGCCATTGAAGCTCTCGCGAAAGCGGAAGTGGTGATTGGATCCTGGCGCCAGCTTAATCTGGTGGATTGCGGCAATGCTGAGAAAAAGCCCTGGCCTTCTCCGCTTCGCCCATCCATCGTGCCGATGTTTGAGAAGCTGCGCGGTCGACGCGTAGTAGTGCTCGGCAGTGGCGACCCAATGTTCCACGGCATTGGCACCACCTTGCATGCTGTGCTGGAAGATTGGTCAATCGATGTCATCCCACACGCCTCTAGCGTGTCACTGGCGTGCGCTCGGCTCGGTTGGGCGGCCGAACATACCCCGGTGTACAGCCTCACCACCCATAGCATTGAAGGGGTGCTCGTCCACGCGGAGCGTAACCAACGTTTCCTGGTACTGGGAGCCGATGAGGCCTCCCCTGAAGCCATTTGCGATGTGCTCCACCGGGCCGGTGTGGAGGCAGAAGTGAGCGTGCTCAGCGACCTCGGCAGTAGCGATGAGCAGATACGCTTTGGCACCGCCGCTCAGCCACCAGAGGTGGTGAGCTCCTTGAATATCATTGCCCTCAGCCATATCCGCGCGCCCCATGCCGCTTCGCTGGCGCCGGGTTTGAGTGATGACAGCTTTGAACACGACGGGCAAATTAGCAAGCGCTACGTCAGAGCCCTCACAGTGTCTGCTATTGCACCAATGCCCGGGGAACATCTATGGGACATCGGGGGAGGATCGGGCTCAGTCACCATTGAGTGCTTGCGTCTTGAGCCCAGTCTTCGCGCCACAGTCTTTGAGGCTGACGATGAGCGGCGCCAACGCATTCTTCGCAACGCTCATCGTTTCGGGGTGAGTGATCGCTTGGTAGTTGTGGGGGCGGCTCCCGGCGCATTCGATCAGGCCCCGCAAGCCAGTGTGGTGTTTGTCGGAGGCGGATTGACCCAAGAAGGCATGTGGCCTCAACTATGGGCCGAATTGCCGGCTGGGGTTCGAGTGGTTGCCAACGCGGTGACCGTCGAATCGCTGGCCATGTTGATTGATCTACAGCAACGCCACGGTGGTGAATTAGCCACCTTCCAGGTTTCTTCTCAGCATCCGGTAGGAAGCTTCCACGCTTTCAAGCCCGCGTTGCCCGTGACCCAGTGGACAGTGCAGAAAGGGAATCACGCATGA
- a CDS encoding precorrin-8X methylmutase: protein MSFEYETDGNAIYRQSFAMIRQESDLRSFDPLQQTIAVRMIHAAGAVDLAQDIAMSAEAVSAGRSALQQGAPILCDVNMVASGVTRRRLPANNEVLCLLKDPETPKLAAKLGTTRSAAAVELWEPRLEGAVVAIGNAPTALFHLLNWLEEDASRPRPSVILGIPVGFVGATESKEALAQVARDLGTEYITVHGRRGGSAITCAAINALATEQEILG from the coding sequence ATGAGCTTTGAGTACGAAACCGATGGCAACGCCATATACCGGCAATCTTTTGCCATGATCCGCCAGGAATCCGATCTTCGATCATTCGATCCCTTGCAGCAAACCATTGCTGTTCGGATGATTCATGCCGCGGGTGCCGTCGATTTGGCTCAAGACATTGCCATGAGTGCGGAGGCTGTCTCCGCTGGGCGTTCGGCTCTGCAACAAGGAGCCCCCATATTGTGCGACGTCAATATGGTGGCCAGCGGTGTCACTCGCAGGCGACTACCAGCCAACAATGAGGTGCTTTGTCTTCTTAAAGACCCCGAAACGCCTAAGCTAGCAGCCAAATTAGGAACAACACGAAGCGCTGCAGCCGTCGAGCTCTGGGAACCGCGCCTTGAAGGTGCTGTGGTGGCCATCGGTAACGCCCCCACGGCACTGTTCCACTTGCTCAATTGGCTGGAAGAAGACGCTTCACGCCCGCGACCATCGGTGATCCTGGGCATCCCTGTTGGTTTTGTCGGCGCCACCGAGTCCAAGGAAGCGCTGGCGCAAGTGGCACGTGATCTTGGCACCGAATACATCACTGTGCATGGACGCCGAGGCGGATCCGCCATCACATGTGCAGCTATCAATGCCCTTGCAACGGAACAGGAGATCCTGGGATGA
- the cobJ gene encoding precorrin-3B C(17)-methyltransferase, with the protein MKGTLIGVGVGPGDPELLTIKAVKAIQTADVICYHCKPGGTSTAASIAAEYISDEQRIEVLEYPVTTGSTDHPGGYAGALADFYAEATSRLAAHLASGETVVVLALGDPMLYSSYQHLHRALAQDYPAQVIPGIPSITAAADALELPLSEDKETVCIVPGTLDPQELATHLRMADSAVVMKLGRTFETVRTAMIEAGVAHRAHVVVRASMKDQRIFPLLEAKAEEVPYFSVAVVPSTIASSEPSEASRGEVVVVGLGPGAHRWTTPEVIAELRSATDVVGYSTYVRRVPQRQGQRHHLSDNKVEAERAAMALDLAKRGRKVAVVSSGDPGVFAMAAAVLEVAEDEQFRDVPVRIVPGMTAAQAVASRVGAPLGHDFGMISLSNRLKPFEIVERRVKALAGADMAFACYNPASKERRWQIERVAQLVAQVQEPSTPVIVARAVGSEQESVTVTTLEAFDPSIVDMRTMVIFGASTTKVYESAQGTRVYTSRYYG; encoded by the coding sequence ATGAAAGGCACACTCATCGGCGTTGGTGTAGGCCCGGGGGATCCGGAGCTGCTCACCATCAAGGCAGTCAAAGCAATCCAAACAGCCGATGTGATCTGTTATCACTGCAAGCCTGGTGGCACCTCCACTGCAGCGAGCATCGCTGCAGAGTACATCAGCGATGAACAACGCATTGAAGTACTGGAATATCCAGTCACCACGGGCAGCACTGATCACCCCGGAGGATATGCGGGCGCGCTCGCTGATTTCTACGCCGAGGCAACGAGCCGCCTGGCTGCGCACTTGGCGTCGGGAGAAACAGTGGTGGTACTCGCGCTGGGCGATCCCATGCTATACAGCTCCTACCAGCACTTGCACCGTGCGCTTGCTCAAGACTATCCGGCGCAGGTCATCCCAGGGATCCCATCCATCACCGCTGCGGCCGACGCCCTGGAATTGCCGTTGAGTGAAGACAAAGAGACGGTCTGTATTGTGCCGGGGACTTTGGATCCGCAGGAACTTGCCACCCATCTGCGCATGGCCGATTCAGCAGTTGTGATGAAGCTCGGCCGCACCTTCGAAACAGTACGCACAGCGATGATAGAAGCCGGCGTTGCACACCGTGCACACGTTGTGGTTCGCGCCAGTATGAAAGATCAGCGCATCTTTCCGCTGTTGGAGGCGAAAGCTGAAGAAGTCCCCTACTTCTCAGTCGCAGTGGTGCCCTCAACGATCGCCTCATCGGAGCCGTCGGAGGCCTCGCGGGGCGAGGTTGTGGTCGTGGGCCTTGGCCCCGGAGCACACCGATGGACAACGCCGGAGGTTATCGCTGAGCTTCGTAGCGCCACTGACGTGGTGGGGTATTCAACGTATGTTCGTAGAGTCCCCCAACGCCAAGGTCAACGCCATCACCTTTCCGACAACAAGGTAGAAGCTGAGCGCGCGGCTATGGCCTTGGATCTGGCGAAGCGTGGGCGCAAGGTAGCTGTGGTTTCCTCCGGTGATCCCGGCGTCTTCGCCATGGCAGCCGCGGTGCTTGAAGTTGCAGAGGATGAGCAATTTCGTGATGTGCCGGTGCGCATCGTACCGGGCATGACTGCGGCGCAAGCGGTGGCGTCCCGAGTGGGCGCTCCACTGGGTCATGATTTCGGCATGATCTCATTGTCCAACAGGCTCAAGCCATTTGAGATCGTGGAACGCCGAGTCAAAGCGCTGGCGGGAGCAGATATGGCGTTTGCTTGTTACAACCCGGCGTCTAAAGAGCGCCGCTGGCAAATTGAGCGGGTGGCCCAACTAGTAGCGCAGGTGCAAGAACCATCCACCCCGGTGATCGTCGCTAGGGCAGTCGGCTCCGAGCAAGAATCAGTGACGGTAACAACGTTGGAGGCTTTCGATCCCTCGATCGTGGATATGCGGACCATGGTCATTTTCGGAGCCTCAACCACGAAGGTGTACGAATCTGCCCAAGGAACCAGGGTCTACACCTCCCGTTATTACGGCTAG
- the cobM gene encoding precorrin-4 C(11)-methyltransferase: protein MTVYFIGAGPGAEDLLTLRAHRLIQQCQVCLYAGSIVPESVLAATPDNARLINTARMPLDAITEEIQRAHAEGLDVARLQSGDPSVYSALAEQARRLTVLGIDYEIVPGVPAFAAAAAALGHELTVPTVGQTVVLTRVSGRASTMPERENLPDLARSHATLCIHLAAHDIERVVTELSPEYGESCPVAVVAFASRPNEHIVRGTLADIAQKVHEAGISRTAVIIVGSVLGAEGFPDSYLYSDDRPRDAEGRTIPCVH, encoded by the coding sequence ATGACCGTCTATTTCATTGGAGCAGGCCCCGGTGCCGAAGATCTCCTGACACTTCGCGCACACCGCTTAATTCAGCAGTGCCAAGTGTGCCTGTACGCAGGTTCAATTGTCCCCGAATCAGTGCTGGCGGCTACACCGGACAACGCTCGTCTGATCAACACCGCTCGCATGCCCCTCGACGCGATCACTGAGGAAATTCAGCGTGCTCATGCTGAAGGACTAGACGTGGCACGGCTGCAATCGGGAGACCCCTCGGTGTATTCCGCGCTAGCCGAACAAGCCCGCCGCCTCACGGTTCTCGGCATCGATTACGAAATCGTTCCGGGTGTGCCGGCGTTCGCTGCTGCGGCGGCCGCGTTGGGGCATGAATTGACCGTGCCAACCGTGGGGCAGACCGTGGTGCTTACCCGGGTGTCGGGTCGCGCCTCAACCATGCCCGAGCGCGAGAACCTACCTGATCTGGCTCGATCCCACGCCACCTTGTGTATCCACCTTGCGGCGCACGATATCGAGCGCGTGGTAACAGAACTCAGTCCCGAATACGGCGAGTCCTGCCCAGTGGCGGTGGTGGCGTTTGCCTCCAGGCCGAATGAGCACATCGTGCGCGGAACCCTGGCCGATATTGCGCAGAAGGTTCACGAAGCCGGGATTTCCCGCACCGCAGTCATTATCGTTGGATCGGTTTTAGGCGCCGAGGGGTTCCCGGATTCTTATCTCTACTCCGATGATCGCCCACGAGACGCAGAGGGAAGGACCATTCCATGCGTGCACTAA